The window attaattcAAAGAATTATTGGATTAGAAAACTTAATGTGCATTCAGATACATagatcaagaaaataaaataaaaagtgcAACGACAATTGCATATCTTTCATATTGTAGGTTTCGAGCAAATATGTCTTGATCGGGTTAAGGTAGTTGGTTTTGATATAGATTTGAATCAACTATCGTAATATAGAGGGCAAAGGTTATGGTTAGATTAGTAGATGACCTTATATTCTTTTCAAGTGGTCTACTTGAATTTGTTTAATAAGATTGAATCCAGATAGAGGATGAACTACATTCAACACAGGATATGGTGATGTTGAATTAGAGTaaactaaaatttagaaaagactTCACTTAAAAGTAGCAATAGACTTTGTTTTAGCAAACCTTAGGAGAGATAAATGTAGTTGATTGAATATGTTTAGAATAATAATATACCATCCAAATCTATTTTCAATTGAGGTACCACATATGTTACATTTATGCATTCAAATCTACCAATTGTGATGCTTAAACAGCAACTTCTTGATCATATAGTTgggtttctaattttttttaatgctttGAGGGATAATTTCTAAAAGTTAGTTTTTTTAGGAGTACaatgtcctttttcttttttttttgaaatataaattcTAGCCATATAGATAAGTGAGTTTGCTTCAGTAATCTTTCATTACAATACACTGACAATGAATTTCAATGATTTTCTTATTGTCCCATTCATCAATAGACTTCTAATTACCCTTTGGACTATTTACATAATACTAGCATTGAGTTATTCTTGCAATATTGCTCATAAGAGGGACAAAACGAATATGACTCTCTACTTTGTAAGTTAATTTGTTTGAACTTCAAGTTAATATTTTAAGTAAAGGATAAAAGTAGCTTGATAAGTATATAGTCTGTATTTGAGGCTTACAATGTTTTAGCAAATGCTGGGTAATCCCCTTACTAATCAAATTCAATGATCAATTACTAATTGATTTTCTAGATAAAGTGACCATATCCTTTAGTTAAGCATTAAGAGATGAGGCAAACCTATCATTGGAGAAGACCTTAGAATAGTTGGTGAGGTGGTAAGGaggttttcctaatttttccttAATAAGATTTTTATTcctcttttttctcaaaataaactTTTTGGCTTTGGTATTCTGGCTATTTGAAACATTTGCAAGTGACGTTCCATGAAAACTGCATTAGAGTTTACTTATTCGAGATAAGGCAAATAAATCACTCACATGCAGTCACatatttgttgaaaaaattcttaaaagaGGAGCAAAATAATGAGTAATCTTTAACAATAAGAATAACAAGCGTGCTAACATGTTAGTAACTAATTactcaagaaaaaagaaagaaaatttgttaatctATACTAAAAATTAGGAatcgcatttttttttttacttggagACACTAGAGATAGTTAGTGAAAATTAATTCTGGATCAATGAACTTGGTGTATTGATGttttagtttaaaaattttccttctttttattGGTTAAATAGTTAACAAATGAGTTATTAGTTCttaattttattgtttaaagTTAGCTACTATTTTGCttctttattttaaaatttaatttaataggcACATGATTAGACATGACTAAATTTTGTTAGTAATTGAGATAAAATTCTTCAAATGTCCTAAATCAACTTTAAATTGGATATAATGGGAACCGGATTTGCTCTTGCTAAAACTTTATGGACTAGAACTGCACATGTACTAAATATTGAGGATCATGATTGTTTTTGTTAAAACTTTAGGGACTAAAATTGCATATGGACTAAATATTAAGAATTaaaactacattttttttttcaaaaatggaaaatttatacctacaaaaaaattaaaagtggCATTCAGCAAATACAGCTTTTCAACAAATAGGATTGGTTGATTTCATATTAACTTTCAAAGACTTCTCTCATTGTGAGAGGAAATTTCTCTGTGCTCTAGAGAGAGAAAATCTGTGgcacccccacttctccctaaggcgaaccaaagggtatccacgggacgcctgcctagctctcgccaggactcaagcaattccatttcAACTTATAGCCGGACCACACAATACAAGCCAATAACTTAGATACAATAAATatggaagcgttcaagcttaataatcGTCATCCATTATTCAATTCACACGTCGgtatacaaaatacatttcgccccaaaagttacatttccatacccaaaagtacaatccaaaaCCAAAGGCATAACCAAGAGTAATagcaaaccctaaacaaaagtacatcaggagggtttctccatttcacctccgagttcaaacctgttaaggaaaacaaatctatagggtgagaaaaacgctcgtgaggctaagaacacacatgcaggcacacagCTCAGGTAACAAACCCaatttacaattcaagtaaTAATTTGAAAGCaattaataatgccaacaaaatgtaacaaaaaacaattcaaggatatagtagctctcaggagctaagttccacattttgccgatgtcattcgtatatctccccgtgatgactctccgtcaaccgggttgatattttcatatccgtagttcaccacttacttctcatccgtccaccatacacctcTTCGGGCCCGCAcaacatttataaggcgatactacacaagtatgccaagcgagatctctcaatagatcaaacttatcctgtgaatctcatggctcaccgaggttttcgaccaagcccatgccggctcaagttccaaggtcggcctatgagtttgggcgtcccctgtgtatcatgtaagtgtcgaggaaattcactccaacgacgtatgcaatcatagcatacTATGTCATGTATTCAGGTATTTGACAGGTTTAAGCAGtatttcaagtcatgtaaaccaGGTAAATCATATTAAGTATgaatcatttgtttcaaatgagaacgagtgcgataaagtacacactcgactccattttcaaagaatcaagtaggctaagcatgtaatcaagaccatagagttcaagtagtcaaacacttgacactcaccaagataTGCAAGCAAGTAGGTTGGATtgagagttcaaacttccacgGTAGGGTCCTCTTGGAGGTTCTCGTGCGTGCCTGAACATTGAATAGTAGACAATTACTATAGGTCCCCATGTGGTGTGAAAGGTTGAACACGAGTAGGGTTCGGAAGTATTTTGAAATTTCGTTTAAACTTGTCTTTGAAGTTGGATTCTCGAAAAGGTACGAGACTCGAGTAATAtcggatttttatttttaaaatcattggatggaaacGAGTACGTGCGAAATGATTGCAAAACGAACGATCGAAATCGGAAAGGGgatggccacgtcacaatccggacGGAacctggccggatatccggccggatttctggccggattagaGGCAGTGGCTAacctcccttttttttcaaatttcaccaccaatccGGCCGataatccggccagaaactggccggattcaaggccggattcTGGTAGAATAGTTCCCACGcgaatttcctttgaaatttcagaatttttcgattttttgtcaaatttttgaaaaatcataacttcttttctactagtcaaaaattaataaacttggtaccgttggaatcgtttttgaaagtactaaaagttactAGAAGACACtgttccatgaatctaaatggaaggtattcaaaaatgagtttCAAGTTGCTGTCCCAgatcacccaggattgagccggggttggtttttcgctaactttggaaattcggaagaattcactcgttgcaaaccagcccttgaaatttatagctcaattagaggtgcaagtaaggtttagggcaGAATAAACGGATCGAGAATTGGAGTTTcaagcaccaagatatggtagctcaaagttgggaaaaattcaagactgttacaaaatttccagatttggttccgactttggaccttttgttaagtgtcgaaacggacttgaattgacaccaaattttgcagtatggTACTCCAATATGAAGGgtatttctctatcaaatttcgtggaaaaataccttcgggaaggtggttaaccaatcaaccaaagtttggaaaaattctcaAGGCAATCTGCCCTTAATCCTTTTCTTCCCAAatccaatcgtttggctaagaaaatcctccaatcatggttcatatgtgaaaggaaagtttaagaaacattcatggtacatttggtaggtgtttagtatcaagaaattcatttagtaagaccaccacaaatgtcacgtcaaatctgtccaaatccaagGCTTTCAAGAACAAAACAGTCACCGTATCttgatcataactcactcaatttaactcggatttgagcatggttgatagtgttagaaaatacatGCATAGGgttataatttcacagaagaaatcgttttaagtttcagcatgcaactagcttgaaattaagcctaaagttgcagcatcatcaaatcatttcggcagaacggcGAAACAGGGCAGCTGAATTCAGATGAGTGGTGCggttcacacacatggaaccagaatgtacattatataccgttggaaatatgggaatgtctagtttcaaatgcagctaacggcacttgatttcgacgtcggagtacggagttatggacgaaatacgAACACTGGTCTGGATTACGACGAAACTGttttccagattactagctttgggaataaattcgtttgaccaaccaaaactcagtatttttcaatgaaaatttttacacaactactacaacatataaacaacacaatcaagccattaaatcctcaaatttctgcattaaagtgaccgaacagagcaggggtaaaatggaaACTTTTTGCTTCAAGAGCTCAATGAAGTTTCTGGCGATAATGCACCTTTAATCTACTCCCTTAAACACTAATTCAACAAtaaaaccatcatcaaacatcatcacagccatcaactcaaagtgggagttcatagagcccacatttaaCAATTTCTAACAATAATAAGCTACCCATAAGCATAATCAAGCTCTTAAGTGTGAGTTGGCCTTCAATGAACAAGATTTGAAGAGTGGATCATGGTTACCTTACTTGTGTGCTAAAAGGTCAGATTTTGGTGtccaaaagctccaagaaaaaccgtgaatGTGCAGCTCCTTCTTTGTCCAAGTGCTTGTCCAAGTGAAGAGCTAAGTGTGTgtgaagttttggttgaatttggtggaGTTTGTAGAGGAAATGGTGGAAGTTTTCGGTTGCTCTTTGCTGCAGTTGCTAGCCGTCCATGAAGCTTGCAGATATGAATGTTAGTCTGATTCCTTTTTGCGTACAAAGAACGCCGACCGTCTAATATTTTAAGTACGTAAAATTTAATTGCAACTAGTGCCCTACTcgcgcgttttgtgttcaatttcccttaagtttgttgcactagtgcactaaacctctagggcacttacattcatataaatattattcattcttaattgtcccaaaataattgtccaaagtccctcaattaagcgcgcacaTGAAAAtacgtatttccaatttatgcgcaataaaatgaaaccttcgagaaattcttataacgatcgtaccacaaGCTATCACTTGTGTGCTTAAACCTAAAGTtgtctattttaggaccattgtatatgtctcaaatttttgaacttattgtactcccaattggccaaagttttcagacacgttttcacttttcactaatcaggcttttttttaaaaaaaataatttttgaaatgaaatactttaaaaatataacgataCTATAAATCATGTACTTAGGTCCAATAAggcttaaaaaaatattattcgtgacaaaaatccaaataaataattaatttagccaaaattagggatttttaaaataatagaattttcgagtcctcacaaaatCCCCCTTTTGTCGGTGTTCATACTTTTCATACGTTTCGCACTTTTcccaacaaaattcaaaatcctGATCTATCAGCTCTTGGCGCCATGAGTAACAACCTTCCATTAATAGAAACTTAACGATTCCTTCCTTCCATTAATGGAAACGTACCGATCTCAGCATTTCTTCTGGAATAAGCTTTGGATGCTCTAATGATGGCAGCCAGATCAATCGTTCTCTTTTAGTTTCGTTTTGAATAAAAAGCAGTCGTTGctgattttatttcttttgcttCAAGTTTTATCCAGTAGAGCTAGGTTCGTGTTTAATTTCGTTCTGTGTGTTTTGATTGTTTGTTTCAGGACTGGTTGGTACTGGTATTTGTTGGCGACATTGAAGGACGCTGAATAGCTCCTGGCCTGGCCTACTCTGGAAGCTTCCTGTGATTTCCAGTGAGAGGTCTATGGGAAGGACAATGGAAGGTATCGAGGAGGTTTTACGCAGATTCAGGTTGTCAGAAAAGGAAAGAGTATGAGTCCAGTTAGAGGAGGGGGAAGTGGCAACATGTGTATTAGAATGTAAGCAAAGTTTAATAGGTAAAGTATGGGGAAATTAACCGGCTCACATAGGTGGAGTTAAGAGCTTTGTGCACAGTATGTGATCTCGGGTGAAGCACTTAAAAATAGTGGAGATTGGGCGTAATATGTTTCAGTTTATATTTGATAAGGAATAGGATATAGAGGTGGTGTTGAACAGGAGGCCATGGATCTATGATGGACAGCCTTTAGTGTTGTTGCGATGGGAACTTGGATTGGAGGAAAATGAGGAAATGCTACGTAAAACCTTAATCTGTGTGCAGATCTGGAACATACCTTTGCATTGGGCAACAAAGGAAGCTGGTAGGAAGATTGGGAGTATATTCCAACAGGTGAAGGAGGTGATTATTCCACAGAATGGAGGTAAGGAAGGTAAACACCTAAAGGTTCTAGTTGAAATTGATCTTTCCACCCCCTACCTAGAGGTGTTATGGTAAACAGTAATGGTATTAAGAGATGGATTGAATTCAAATATGAGAAGTGTccagatttttgttttggttGCGGTTTAATTGGTCATGGTTAAAGGATTTGTAGCAAAAGAGGATTGGATACTGAAAAGGCATCACAATATGGGAACTAGCTGAGAGCTAGTTACCCTAGAAGTCCTAACAGGAGGAACAGGTCTGAAAATAGGAATGAGGATAGGGGAGAGGAAGGGAGCCATAATCATGATAGTAGGGAAGTGAGGAGGGAGGGGGAACAATTTTTACTAACATACACTGATGATTTCCATAAGAAGGAGGATCTCAAGCACACTGTCTAGGTGGAGTTGATTGGCGACAGTGGAGCATTGATGGGGGGTAGAGAGGGGATGAAGAGGGGATCTGCTGAGATTGGGGAGGGGAGAGGGAAAGGTAAACAGGGAGAGGATGGATTAGACAAGGAAGGGACAAGGATTATTGAGGTAAGGAAGGGTGATGGGAGGAAAGAGAGGCAAGGAGTATAGTAGGAGAAGGAATGCTCAGAAGTAGGGGTAGGGGACTTAGCTGATTTGATGTGGATTGATGGAGTAAGGGGTAAGGGAGGTGAGGATAGTGCTGTGATAAAGGGAACAggagggaaggaagaagaactGGTAACTAAGGGAGAGGAGGAGAGAGGAAAGGGGGTAAGCAGAGAGGAAGACCAAAAGGGAACCATTCTGTAAGCAAGAGTTGGAGAAGGCTGGTATTGGAGGTAAGTAAAAGGAAGCCACTGATTGAGGCAAACAGTGAGCTTACTGACAATAAGAAGGGGAAAAGGAAGGTAGGAGCTTTGGGAAGCGAGGGGGAATGGACTTAGCAGAGAAGGAAAACTGGAAAAGAGCTAGAACTAAGAGTGGATCCTGTGATTGGATGGAAGTAGCTGAGGGATTGGAGTCCTCCATTAACAGGACTCCAACAATCAAATGAAGGCTGTGGTGTGGAACTGTCGAGGTGTTGAAagccccttgacagttccccaaCTGAGGGAGGTCGTGAGACTCCTCTCCTTCTTTAGTATTCTTAtcagaaataaaaaagaaaaaagttaccTGAATAGTGTGATGCAATGGATTAGGTTTGACAAGGTATTTGTGTTTGATCTAGTTGGCAGGGCAAGGGGTTTGGTTGTGATTTGAAAGTAGGAACTGAGGGTGAAAAGGATGTTATTTACCAGTTTCACCATAGAACTGCTAATAGAGGACACAGAATTTGGTTTTGATTGGTGGTGCATATGTGTATATGCCAGTTCAGATGTAGGAATCAGGAAAGAACAGTGGAATGTAATTCACAGAAGAAGTGCTATATAGGGGGAGCATTGGGCAATCATGGGAGATCTGAATGACATTACTTCTAATAGGGAAAAGTGGGTAGGTAATCTGAGAGCTGAGGTGAGGTGCCAAGATTTTAACTCCTTCATCAACAACAATGAACTAGTGGACATTGGTTTTGAGGAAGTTCCTTGGACATGGTGTCATAACTGGGGGAATGAAGGAGAGGTAAAAGAGAGGTTCGATAAGATTCTAGGAACAAAGGAATGGATACGGAAGATAGATAAGGCAAAGTGTTTGCATGTGGGAACTAAGGCTTCAGATCACTGCATGTTGGTGTTGGATACAAATCCAGGGGGGAGGAAGTGTAAGAAAAGGTTTATGTTTGACAGAAGATGGTTACTGAATAAGGATGTAAAGGAGGTAGTGGGGAGAGCTTGGGGAGAGCACCAACAAGGATCCAGGCTATATACGGTTCagtgtaaaataaaaaaagtaagaATGAATCTCCTGAGCTGGAGTAGAAAAAGCTTCAGTAACTCTAAGAAATTGATAGAGCAGGTTAAAAATGAAATAGAGAAGGTTAAGTTGAATAAGCTAAGTGGCTTTAGGATTAAACTATTGGGGTTGAAGAGGAAACTGGCTAATGCCTATAAAAAGGAGGAATTATTTTGGAGCCAGAAGGTAAGGCTAAAATGGTTAAAGGAAGGGGACAAAAACACTGGTTATTTTCATACTACTGTGGTTGGTAGGAGGAAAGCAAATAGGCTTAGAGCATTGAAAAGAAGGAATGGGGACTGGTGTAGAAGTGCGGAGGAATCTAGGGAAGAGATTTTAGACTACTTTGAGCAAATTTTCACTTCAGATATCCTAAGGAATTTGCTGAAGTGTTGCAAGAAATCCCACAGACTATCTCAGCTGAGATGAACAGGAAGCTAACCAAGGAAGTCTCAGAACAGGAGATCTATCAGGCAGTGTTTTCAATGCAACCAAACAAATCTCCTGAACCAGACGGTATGTCTCCTTGTTTCTTCCAAAAGTTTTGGCAAATTGTTAAGTCTGATATTGTTCCAACTGTCCAAAGTTTCTTTCATTCTGGTTTCCTTTTGAAATCTATTAATAAGACTCTGATCAGTCTGATTCCTAAACTTGATTCCCCTACTTTAGTCACAGAGTACAGATCTATTAGCTTGTGTAATGTTTCATATGAAATCATTGCTAAAGTGCTAACTAACAGATTTAAAAATGTCCTGAAACATTGCATTAGTGCTTCTCAGTCTGCCTTTGTTCCAGGCAGGCAGATTCTGGACAATGTGTTGATTGCTCATGAAAGtgttcatttttaaaaaaataaaaggattgGAGGGGATGGTTATATGGTTGTCAAGTTAGATATGTCCAAAGCTTATGATAGAGTGGAATGAGTGTTTCTAGCTAAATGGGATTCTATCCTAGGTGGATTCAATGGATTATGGAATGTATTACTAGTGTGACATATTCTGTAAACATTAATGGGAAAAAAACTGGTTTCATTAGACCTACTAGGGGTCTAAGACAGGGGGATCCATTGTCTCCTTACCTTTTTTTTGATCTGTGCTGAAGGATTCTCATCTCTGATCAAACAAGCTAACAGTCAAGGcaatctgtgacgaccccacctccccctaagacgaaccaaagggttcggcagaccgccttcccaactctcaccagggcTCACTCACATATCACTTTAAGAGCAAGTAAAGATGTGCCaatcaaacttaacatatatacaatcattaACACAGATATACAATCCTCAAGGTTAAGTACAAAATTTTAGGATCCAATCAATTACTAATACTATCACTATTACACAACAAAAGTTCTAATCAAAAGTTTAATCTTCCTCTAATCATTCATCCTTGCTCtcaaaccctgtaaggaaaacaaatgtaaTGAAATAGAGGGGTGACctaaagttcagtgaggttcctaTACACATAACCAAGCAATTAAAACAAGAACATTATTCATTTAATAATAATCAATCGAGaaacattcacaatataaaaataatgaaaacacactcattaaaaggatacatgttCACGTAGAGTCCTTCGTTCCATCATTCATTTATTCAGCCCATCATTCTCCCACATTCCatcattcatttttttccttataactttaacatctcatttcattcatttcatttcccaTCACTAACCAATTCACTGAccagttctccaccaactttcgtggtcatactcgaatATATCAAAACACTGTCCCAAGATCACCAGTAGCCCGACCGAGTCTACTTCTGGATTGAGTcaactggcaacgaagggcaagtgcccaattcagccaaaaggcttacattcatgcacaagtagtattcaatcattgaaaattcactttttggcttgggtcgagtgcgataaagtacatattCGCCCATCGAAAATCTATTTAACAATCAttagaaagcatttaacattcaaacaaTCACTCATAGATATTCATATAGTCACTTATTGCATaaacatgcaaggaacactcatcctaaacaagtcacgttttatcaaaattcatttcagGGCCGGCACCTTGGCCACTCTCGTAATCTGCAGTCAAATATTGTCCACAAAGAGCCAATCATACACGAGTGCAAGTTGCATAACTTATATTTCTATATCAAAGGAAAAGGTATGAAAAGTATAGTAAGTCATATAGGCAATTGCACACATaatttgtaaaagaaaatgatcaaAACGGTTAAATTCAAAGCCAATATGTGCAACTAAAACCCATGTTTTGAATACTTGTTTAGAATGTTAGAAATCAGATTTAGAACACTTGAGAAGTACATGTTAAGTTGgaccaaaaaaatgaaaaacaagagaaaggcaACGAAAAACAATGAAGATGGCAGCTTTGCCAtcttttggtgttttggtcacaactgaagctacatttatcggattgaggcaaaTTTTATGGAGTTTCAAAGTTAAGATCTAGACCTACATTTTCTGTAGAGATAACAACATCCAGTTCTCGCATTTTCAGGGTAAAAAATGGACTGTCAGAATCACATGAAAAATAGGtcagtgtgataaagtacacactcacctatcGAAAATCTATTGAACAATCAttataaagcatttaacattcaaacaaTCACTCACAGATATTCACATAGTCACTTATTGCAtaaacatgcaagaaacactcaccCTAAACAAGTCatgttttatcaaaattcaGTTCAGGGCCGGCACCTTGGCCACTCTCGAAATCTGCAGTCAAATATTGTCCACAAAGAGCCAATCATACACGAGTGTAAGCTGCATAACTTATATTTCTATATCAAAGGAAAAGGCATGAAAAGTATAGTAAGTTATATAGGCAATGTGCACAcataatttgtaaaaaaaaaatgagcaaaGCGGTGAAGTTCAAAGCCAATATGTGCAACTAAAATCCATGTTTTGAATACTTGTTTAGAATGTTAGAAATCAGATTTAGAACACTTGAGAAGTACATGTTAAGTCGGACCAAGGAAatggaaaacaagagaaaggcaACGAAAAATAATGAAGATGGCAGTTTTGCCATCCTTTGGTGTTTtgatcacaactgaagctatacttatcggattgaggtaaattttatggagtttcgaagctaagatttTAGACCTACATTTTCTGTGAGACATCAATACCCAATTCTTGCATTTCTAGGGTAAAAATGGATGGTTAGAAGCACATGAAAAACAGGTCAggaaaattagaattttttgCGCAATCAGGAGTTCTCTAGCCAAATCATaagctaaaatgatccaattaatctgaaattttgcaggtagaaaGTTAACTTAAATCCCtataattttcatgttttatccaaaagctgattcagtttaaaacatggagaaattcaCAGCCCAAATTGATTCCAAAAACAGGGTAGAACTAACATTCACCACCAAATGCTGGAATTTTGCATATCAATCCTAAAACTActcatcaaagctggaaattgcttgacaaagctgaaatttcatcTTTTAAGGCTAAATATCACAATCAAACCACTAATCATCTTACAAATTTCATATCCAATCTCTCTACCAACATTGGATAgctaaacaacataatcaaggctaaaaaattaccaaaccctagctgaaatttcATAATCAACACCAAAACTAGAGTAtcattcaatatatttcaagattcAAAACTTCTACTCCACATTTTGctaaattagaaagaaaaaggaagttttagacttataccttccaaaacacttgaagaaagtgaagaaccaagctATTTCTTTCCAAACAATTCCACAACAAGCTTCCTTAGTTCCTTGGTgctagtttaatcggtttagttttgtagtttcaactcaaacaaggcaagATTCAAGGTTTGTAGTTAGtggtttcctctctttttttctctcccaatTTTTGGCCAACACAAGAAggcaatgaagaaaaatgaaccaagaagaaagataagaagaaagaaaactcattTGGTCAACCAACTCTTGGATCTTTGACACTTGTCAAAGccaagttttctctcttttttttttctttccttttccttagtcaacAAAGATGGCTGGATTAAAGGGTAATTTATGAAGgattatgtgaaataaaaacaagaagattagggtaagaaagtagtggtcaagtggtgtactcgatcggtagcaaacggtgcacgtcggttcaagtcgattttccttaactctcgcgtacttgtgttttaacttgtgattcactcacttattattagcacttctaatcacacactttctcctACCTAATACTCACTCTTATCCATCAAATTTAGCACACATACCttaccaagtgatcacactaccaaaatacacaaaaattctaattta is drawn from Coffea arabica cultivar ET-39 chromosome 1c, Coffea Arabica ET-39 HiFi, whole genome shotgun sequence and contains these coding sequences:
- the LOC140038339 gene encoding uncharacterized protein, with the protein product MGDLNDITSNREKWVGNLRAEVRCQDFNSFINNNELVDIGFEEVPWTWCHNWGNEGEVKERFDKILGTKEWIRKIDKAKCLHVGTKASDHCMLVLDTNPGGRKCKKRFMFDRRWLLNKDVKEVVGRAWGEHQQGSRLYTVQCKIKKVRMNLLSWSRKSFSNSKKLIEQVKNEIEKVKLNKLSGFRIKLLGLKRKLANAYKKEELFWSQKVRLKWLKEGDKNTGYFHTTVVGRRKANRLRALKRRNGDWCRSAEESREEILDYFEQIFTSDILRNLLKCCKKSHRLSQLR